A region of Etheostoma cragini isolate CJK2018 chromosome 2, CSU_Ecrag_1.0, whole genome shotgun sequence DNA encodes the following proteins:
- the vwa11 gene encoding von Willebrand factor A domain-containing protein 7 isoform X1, whose translation MLHFLKSHWSHYSWETSRLIMTSVLGIALLFLVLSGPTVAFVPIGGGTSNHVSITGTALLKKVMETCRAVAEANHYEFKPTGSSPEELVQACLGPTATGLVSGAKFHSALQEIYNQNGLVDRDFINSAPHHFNSEAFLEGRGLITEGMVAIKANIRKQNFQAARETLGRVLHTLQDFYSHSNWVELGYKEPYINLIRPDLPLEDLADVNTPTCKDCPSGKCTNSILSSILQERKLTSGYMGIFSAAKPKGKCSHGGATDLTSTTVPRGGISKDERHSDNKALHDVAVNAATEASLQLLQDIRLTAGDKEFLRMMGIARSSVVCFVIDTTGSMSDDIAEAREIVNEIIDSKKGTQDEPSEYILVPFNDPAFGPPIRTTDPNKMKEEVEKLTATGGGDVPEMCLSGLQLALTNAPASSHIYVFTDAVAKDIALKDTIVALIRSSKSTVSFFMTAGEGRRRRSLSAASSFEDYIELALASGGQAIQVSKAHLPEATDVILDTSTSALVTVLQRARNPGIQETFPFMVDESLNNITIYITGTSISFIITNPAGVNQSSNEEIGKLGTIKTVGNLRRIRFNSATQTGTWQISITSSQPYTLKVTGQSTITFIYEFVESFAGPHPGYAVLSGRPQAGNPATLMLSVMGRKGPSSMTIGNVALVTVSGPETVRNSTTTDIGNGKILATVDVVPEGEFVVSLKGTDKESNSDFQRQSTTQMSVSKVNIQAAVDSSVEPGKAFKLPFSVMTQGSGGQYSISARNDRDFPMNYPPSLTLTTGQYANTTVTITPPADTSSGTDITLTLEAKSSNGVDSNYVVLRFSVVSKITDFVQPSCKVVSVQADECPKDLSQCGHFQWEFAATLSDGNGTGIERISLRQGSGNLTTTSLSDPIIQANYTASCCSQIVEFVAVDKVGNVGKCHHSIVRSAGPPALTLSFPLWLCLLVSTYATRLCKP comes from the exons ATGCTACACTTCCTTAAGAGTCACTGGAGCCATTATAGCTGGGAAACCTCAAG ATTGATCATGACTTCAGTGCTGGGCATAGCCCTGCTGTTTCTGGTCCTATCAGGGCCCACAGTGGCCTTTGTCCCCATTGGAGGTGGGACGTCCAATCATGTCAGCATTACAGGGACAGctcttttgaaaaaagtgatggagACATGTCGTGCAGTGGCTGAGGCAAATCATTATGAATTCAAACCAACG GGTTCGTCTCCTGAAGAGCTGGTCCAGGCCTGTCTAGGTCCCACAGCAACAGGACTAGTATCCGGTGCCAAGTTTCATTCTGCCCTTCAAGAGATCTACAACCAGAATGGACTGGTAGACCGTGACTTTATTAACag TGCTCCACACCACTTCAACTCAGAGGCCTTTCTGGAGGGACGGGGCTTAATCACCGAGGgtatggtggccataaaggctAACATTCGCAAGCAGAATTTTCAGGCTGCCAGGGAAACACTGGGCAGAGTCCTTCATACACTACAG GACTTCTACAGCCACAGTAACTGGGTGGAGCTAGGATACAAAGAGCCATACATCAACCTCATACGCCCAGACCTTCCTCTGGAAGACctggcag aTGTCAACACTCCCACCTGTAAGGACTGTCCCAGTGGAAAATGCACCAATTCCATCCTCTCCAGCATCCTGCAGGAGAGGAAACTCACATCAGGCTACATGGGAATCTTCTCTGCTGCCAAGCCCAAGG GTAAATGCAGCCATGGCGGTGCAACTGACCTGACTAGCACAACAGTTCCTCGTGGCGGCATCAGCAAAGACGAGCGCCACTCGGACAACAAGGCCCTCCACGATGTTGCTGTAAATGCAGCCACGGAGGCCAGcctccagctgctgcaggacATCCGATTAACTGCCGGGGACAAGGAATTTTTGAG aATGATGGGGATCGCCCGCTCATCCGTTGTCTGCTTTGTTATTGACACCACGGGCAGTATGTCAGATGACATCGCTGAAGCCAGGGAGATTGTAAACGAAATCATTGACAGCAAAAAAGGAACACAGGACGAGCCATCTGAGTACATTCTGGTGCCTTTCAATGACCCCG CATTTGGACCACCGATCAGGACAACAGACCCTAATAAGATGAAAGAAGAAGTGGAGAAGCTCACAGCCACGGGAGGTGGGGATGTCCCTGAGATGTGCCTGTCTGGACTTCAG CTGGCTCTGACCAATGCCCCTGCCTCCTCCCACATCTATGTTTTCACTGATGCTGTAGCCAAAGACATTGCCCTCAAGGACACTATTGTCGCTCTCATCAGGAGCTCCAAGTCGACG GTGTCATTCTTCATGACCGCGGGCGAAGGTAGGCGCCGGCGTTCCCTCAGCGCTGCCTCTTCCTTCGAAGATTACATTGAGCTGGCGTTGGCCTCTGGAGGCCAGGCCATCCAGGTGTCTAAGGCACATTTGCCTGAGGCCACAGATGTCATCCTTGACACCTCGACTTCAGCTCTG GTGACAGTTCTTCAACGAGCAAGGAACCCTGGGATTCAGGAGACCTTCCCCTTCATGGTGGATGAATCTCTAAATAATATCACTATTTACATCACAGGAACATCCATCAGCTTTATAATAACCAACCCTGCAG GTGTGAACCAGAGCAGCAATGAGGAAATAGGTAAACTAGGGACCATAAAGACAGTGGGCAACCTGAGGAGAATCCGTTTTAACTCGGCCACACAGACAGGAACCTGGCAGATCAGCATCACCTCCAGCCAACCATACACACTTAAAGTCACAG GCCAGAGTACCATTACCTTCATCTATGAGTTTGTCGAAAGCTTCGCCGGACCCCACCCAGGTTATGCTGTCCTCAGCGGGCGTCCACAAGCAG GAAATCCAGCCACTCTGATGCTCTCAGTAATGGGTCGGAAAGGGCCGTCCTCGATGACCATAGGGAATGTTGCCCTAGTAACTGTGTCTGGTCCTGAGACTGTTAGAAATAGCACGACGACTGACATTGGCAACGGAAAAATCCTGGCGACTGTTGACGTAGTCCCTGAGGGGGAGTTTGTGGTCTCGCTGAAAGGAACCGACAAAGAGTCGAACAGTGACTTCCAGAGGCAGTCCACCACCCAGATGTCCGTCTCCAAAGTGAATATCCAG GCCGCGGTGGACAGCAGTGTGGAGCCAGGAAAAGCCTTCAAGCTCCCCTTCAGTGTCATGACCCAGGGCTCTGGAGGTCAATACTCCATCAGCGCCAGAAATGACAGAGACTTCCCAATGAACTACCCACCCAG TCTCACCCTGACAACTGGACAGTATGCTAACACTACCGTTACCATTACGCCACCTGCCGACACGTCGTCGGGCACTGATATCACTCTGACTCTGGAAGCCAAGTCGTCCAATGGCGTGGACTCCAATTACGTTGTTTTGAGATTCTCTGTTGTTTCCAAG ATAACAGATTTTGTTCAGCCTTCGTGTAAAGTGGTCAGTGTTCAGGCTGATGAATGCCCTAAAGACCTGTCTCAGTGTGGACATTTCCAGTGGGAGTTTGCGGCCACCCTAAGCGACGGAAACGGCACGGGGATAGAGAGAATTTCCCTGCGCCAGGGCAGTGGAAACCTCACAACAACCTCCTTGAGTGATCCCATCATTCAGGCCAACTACACAGCCTCCTGCTGCTCGCAGATCGTTGAGTTCGTAGCTGTAGATAAAGTTGGCAACGTGGGAAAGTGCCATCATTCCATTGTAAGGTCTGCTGGGCCTCCTGCTTTAACTCTATCGTTTCCATTGTGGTTGTGCCTGCTGGTATCGACCTATGCAACCAGGTTGTGTAAGCCTTAG
- the vwa11 gene encoding von Willebrand factor A domain-containing protein 7 isoform X2 codes for MHDKSWSCLGTQGLIMTSVLGIALLFLVLSGPTVAFVPIGGGTSNHVSITGTALLKKVMETCRAVAEANHYEFKPTGSSPEELVQACLGPTATGLVSGAKFHSALQEIYNQNGLVDRDFINSAPHHFNSEAFLEGRGLITEGMVAIKANIRKQNFQAARETLGRVLHTLQDFYSHSNWVELGYKEPYINLIRPDLPLEDLADVNTPTCKDCPSGKCTNSILSSILQERKLTSGYMGIFSAAKPKGKCSHGGATDLTSTTVPRGGISKDERHSDNKALHDVAVNAATEASLQLLQDIRLTAGDKEFLRMMGIARSSVVCFVIDTTGSMSDDIAEAREIVNEIIDSKKGTQDEPSEYILVPFNDPAFGPPIRTTDPNKMKEEVEKLTATGGGDVPEMCLSGLQLALTNAPASSHIYVFTDAVAKDIALKDTIVALIRSSKSTVSFFMTAGEGRRRRSLSAASSFEDYIELALASGGQAIQVSKAHLPEATDVILDTSTSALVTVLQRARNPGIQETFPFMVDESLNNITIYITGTSISFIITNPAGVNQSSNEEIGKLGTIKTVGNLRRIRFNSATQTGTWQISITSSQPYTLKVTGQSTITFIYEFVESFAGPHPGYAVLSGRPQAGNPATLMLSVMGRKGPSSMTIGNVALVTVSGPETVRNSTTTDIGNGKILATVDVVPEGEFVVSLKGTDKESNSDFQRQSTTQMSVSKVNIQAAVDSSVEPGKAFKLPFSVMTQGSGGQYSISARNDRDFPMNYPPSLTLTTGQYANTTVTITPPADTSSGTDITLTLEAKSSNGVDSNYVVLRFSVVSKITDFVQPSCKVVSVQADECPKDLSQCGHFQWEFAATLSDGNGTGIERISLRQGSGNLTTTSLSDPIIQANYTASCCSQIVEFVAVDKVGNVGKCHHSIVRSAGPPALTLSFPLWLCLLVSTYATRLCKP; via the exons ATTGATCATGACTTCAGTGCTGGGCATAGCCCTGCTGTTTCTGGTCCTATCAGGGCCCACAGTGGCCTTTGTCCCCATTGGAGGTGGGACGTCCAATCATGTCAGCATTACAGGGACAGctcttttgaaaaaagtgatggagACATGTCGTGCAGTGGCTGAGGCAAATCATTATGAATTCAAACCAACG GGTTCGTCTCCTGAAGAGCTGGTCCAGGCCTGTCTAGGTCCCACAGCAACAGGACTAGTATCCGGTGCCAAGTTTCATTCTGCCCTTCAAGAGATCTACAACCAGAATGGACTGGTAGACCGTGACTTTATTAACag TGCTCCACACCACTTCAACTCAGAGGCCTTTCTGGAGGGACGGGGCTTAATCACCGAGGgtatggtggccataaaggctAACATTCGCAAGCAGAATTTTCAGGCTGCCAGGGAAACACTGGGCAGAGTCCTTCATACACTACAG GACTTCTACAGCCACAGTAACTGGGTGGAGCTAGGATACAAAGAGCCATACATCAACCTCATACGCCCAGACCTTCCTCTGGAAGACctggcag aTGTCAACACTCCCACCTGTAAGGACTGTCCCAGTGGAAAATGCACCAATTCCATCCTCTCCAGCATCCTGCAGGAGAGGAAACTCACATCAGGCTACATGGGAATCTTCTCTGCTGCCAAGCCCAAGG GTAAATGCAGCCATGGCGGTGCAACTGACCTGACTAGCACAACAGTTCCTCGTGGCGGCATCAGCAAAGACGAGCGCCACTCGGACAACAAGGCCCTCCACGATGTTGCTGTAAATGCAGCCACGGAGGCCAGcctccagctgctgcaggacATCCGATTAACTGCCGGGGACAAGGAATTTTTGAG aATGATGGGGATCGCCCGCTCATCCGTTGTCTGCTTTGTTATTGACACCACGGGCAGTATGTCAGATGACATCGCTGAAGCCAGGGAGATTGTAAACGAAATCATTGACAGCAAAAAAGGAACACAGGACGAGCCATCTGAGTACATTCTGGTGCCTTTCAATGACCCCG CATTTGGACCACCGATCAGGACAACAGACCCTAATAAGATGAAAGAAGAAGTGGAGAAGCTCACAGCCACGGGAGGTGGGGATGTCCCTGAGATGTGCCTGTCTGGACTTCAG CTGGCTCTGACCAATGCCCCTGCCTCCTCCCACATCTATGTTTTCACTGATGCTGTAGCCAAAGACATTGCCCTCAAGGACACTATTGTCGCTCTCATCAGGAGCTCCAAGTCGACG GTGTCATTCTTCATGACCGCGGGCGAAGGTAGGCGCCGGCGTTCCCTCAGCGCTGCCTCTTCCTTCGAAGATTACATTGAGCTGGCGTTGGCCTCTGGAGGCCAGGCCATCCAGGTGTCTAAGGCACATTTGCCTGAGGCCACAGATGTCATCCTTGACACCTCGACTTCAGCTCTG GTGACAGTTCTTCAACGAGCAAGGAACCCTGGGATTCAGGAGACCTTCCCCTTCATGGTGGATGAATCTCTAAATAATATCACTATTTACATCACAGGAACATCCATCAGCTTTATAATAACCAACCCTGCAG GTGTGAACCAGAGCAGCAATGAGGAAATAGGTAAACTAGGGACCATAAAGACAGTGGGCAACCTGAGGAGAATCCGTTTTAACTCGGCCACACAGACAGGAACCTGGCAGATCAGCATCACCTCCAGCCAACCATACACACTTAAAGTCACAG GCCAGAGTACCATTACCTTCATCTATGAGTTTGTCGAAAGCTTCGCCGGACCCCACCCAGGTTATGCTGTCCTCAGCGGGCGTCCACAAGCAG GAAATCCAGCCACTCTGATGCTCTCAGTAATGGGTCGGAAAGGGCCGTCCTCGATGACCATAGGGAATGTTGCCCTAGTAACTGTGTCTGGTCCTGAGACTGTTAGAAATAGCACGACGACTGACATTGGCAACGGAAAAATCCTGGCGACTGTTGACGTAGTCCCTGAGGGGGAGTTTGTGGTCTCGCTGAAAGGAACCGACAAAGAGTCGAACAGTGACTTCCAGAGGCAGTCCACCACCCAGATGTCCGTCTCCAAAGTGAATATCCAG GCCGCGGTGGACAGCAGTGTGGAGCCAGGAAAAGCCTTCAAGCTCCCCTTCAGTGTCATGACCCAGGGCTCTGGAGGTCAATACTCCATCAGCGCCAGAAATGACAGAGACTTCCCAATGAACTACCCACCCAG TCTCACCCTGACAACTGGACAGTATGCTAACACTACCGTTACCATTACGCCACCTGCCGACACGTCGTCGGGCACTGATATCACTCTGACTCTGGAAGCCAAGTCGTCCAATGGCGTGGACTCCAATTACGTTGTTTTGAGATTCTCTGTTGTTTCCAAG ATAACAGATTTTGTTCAGCCTTCGTGTAAAGTGGTCAGTGTTCAGGCTGATGAATGCCCTAAAGACCTGTCTCAGTGTGGACATTTCCAGTGGGAGTTTGCGGCCACCCTAAGCGACGGAAACGGCACGGGGATAGAGAGAATTTCCCTGCGCCAGGGCAGTGGAAACCTCACAACAACCTCCTTGAGTGATCCCATCATTCAGGCCAACTACACAGCCTCCTGCTGCTCGCAGATCGTTGAGTTCGTAGCTGTAGATAAAGTTGGCAACGTGGGAAAGTGCCATCATTCCATTGTAAGGTCTGCTGGGCCTCCTGCTTTAACTCTATCGTTTCCATTGTGGTTGTGCCTGCTGGTATCGACCTATGCAACCAGGTTGTGTAAGCCTTAG